One genomic segment of Falco peregrinus isolate bFalPer1 chromosome 7, bFalPer1.pri, whole genome shotgun sequence includes these proteins:
- the RP1L1 gene encoding retinitis pigmentosa 1-like 1 protein isoform X4, translating into MNQMPDDYLSTTSSYNYEQPFPTVARTSTVTRVPPAKKITFFKSGDPQFAGVKMAINQRSFKSFNALMDDLSHRVPLPFGVRTITTPRGIHCISELDQLEDGGCYLCSDKKYVKPINITSVGHRPGPPRNGRPSSTMRRAAQEGKLEDYSAPFTHHGPRIPKKITLVKNGESGFRRSIILNRRNARSFKTLLDEISEILQFPVKKLYTADGKKIDSMQALLHCPSVLVCVGREPFKPVSMENLRKHSVEKLPNLAPRSNGNNVNENNEMNFGLEAKKSVIHPRSASSNRSMRFSLSSEKSYPNGLAASPDNGAPFSNGCSHSKPGDLVHSLVNDDIEKRVHVNKDGSLSVEMKVRFRLLNDETLQWSTQIRKSNLMNQMPCQESGVEEDSGVDPIQKMNPEASSEADESLYPCDIDSYMSKLEESECDEAHCHSCGKKHQDYDIWKNPMHTSQREEPRVQCTWHTRSSCSSTSSRRRVVHRKMASMDSLHTTSSEEFSEHIVQESSSYSETIENRVAYRSIKKCMCRSDLSTGASNGEDQQEYTRTSTGNSQRPSSLGLMSHSSCENNLDTQDAPEDHEASKKNLQNEDESCSEVSSVKCLKDDMEEVESSRVGSVMSGSSLQSRQSKKNVCEETSSVGRSMSSSSLQNTHQENNTKCSTPASSVHSKSSNCATPRAKSEQGDHSDDNVVSSFSSESCPKKEDEDAEAEQGENEINDVSSVSAKTKPSQSVRDESSDSERCSTQGTSHSRASDRHSKRSDSNEIVLCNASCSSKGSKKSKHSYINVDAQSEMSVSSLESTWNKKKNSLHADDARSCSRASNYSKSSCEIKKKSVGDAMSHRSGSLHSNISFTSEAEVIAGFTEEKSLKSTTNAYSESSKGSKKRSHREENSKTPSVCSSVSSPNEKAGEGRSKINSEATSRQGSMSESVCSKSVHSTGTGIRNGNPASVFSRASSKSEVKGKCSLTQTSQESNDRYSQSNVSQSSKARPRKTTNLHVKMSNSSRASLSENLSVCSMHCPVPPKGKPNSNKIRSNMLKNSSISSIGTESVLTTGKEQKEIVDSSKATSYGSKSAATEINDQENKEIDDSCNRKVEEELEDTGVQEEGSDLMPSALPNTSPEEVVQEWLSKIPSETLLMKYEMEDGAEEECNEATTEVSNSINTEEISENEKAEKKNVEEAENEAKGEEGQETEEGTAINEEAEVCVNQEESPEALSEAAKADQAECSQSVTSSQNNNRRDLPTSVKTSVQIMKALLSSKHETKFDRSHSLPEVSPTMGRKLSNSANILITCLASLQLLDENSEDPSDTSKYLNKSRYMELLNIFQALWFGCTAEKSGPSSGQEASEQAKTASGFKSPKSVDYDFTPLSSSGVDVSSGSGGSVEDSTAGAKDCALKAQKTAGFKSVEPVENVETGTELTEAEGQSKEEELSSRPSTACSKSKGEEKAQSTRGSSVIQEAEENKEDQCSNCENGQEEGGEGGNQENSKLTESGEQEAEAVNDELPKENLEEEADQLATTDDANVNDADCGTELKAAVEEQLGEESPNDPESKVDMTTSMDTTLVQQKSADPDPVWVLRLLKKIEKEFMAHYVSAMNEFKVRWNLQNNQQTDKMILELKEEVSKRIQRSIEKELRKIKTRAGKNMPRPPDEPLKHESTLQIEQRRRRLQTIHKMSLFSEKNGTQTRTQRLESTSDLPFDVDEDIAFDAAFEASTSTQSSEEEYCPCDSCLRKKMASKPIRNPVVATNAPIMKAFDLQQILRLKKNDNEEACVSEAAQDTKTIPSSSMEEAAENGNPKEENDAGELQPNEMEVESNEEKEAELNDVGSSALNGDGEGPETAESQNCEMEDEETKEEENEEAEEVGEETKEREEEEDEAKEEEEENEEEEITKAEEEETKEEEGETKEKEDEELKEEAAEEVEIKEEEEKQEEGKEAEEEETKEEEEEVKQEEEEEVKVEEEETKEEEEGEVEEEEEVKEEDEETKEEEEGLKEEEEETKEEEEEEVKVEEEETKEEEEGEGEGEGEEEETKEEEEEVKEEEEETKGEEEEEVKEEETKEEDEEVKEKEEEKKEEQEEVEEDEEEKKEEEEEVEKDEEETNEEEEEEVKEDEEETKEEEEGVKEEDEGKKEDEDVKDEEETKEEEKVQEEEDVTKEDEEAKEDEEETKQEEQEVEEEEENPKEEEEEAKEEEEINKEEKEANGEEEDKEDTQNEEQEAEEKSKAEDEADNEAEEAEEPEDEDIGADDVEEMDKCRGDAGSGTDNNPEDVAEGNEEAEQDEAEAVEDTNPESEGEACSAEEENNSEGDDKYDENDEKPTSDDPDKAHEKHEDKGNNKVSESASKIKGKKTNKRLETLNKTAAYSCYSSVRSFSHKSQKGSEDEEECKDDTDFVNNHPNGEAQTDESSKPSQMYPDSEEEEEDKVSSCTDPLGDEDPADAEGIGAKEVEHTDEVQASKKKEDSDHIDQDDLDF; encoded by the exons ATGAATCAGATGCCTGATGACTACCTGTCAACCACTAGCTCCTACAACTATGAGCAGCCCTTTCCCACCGTGGCTCGGACAAGCACTGTCACCAGGGTACCCCCagccaaaaaaataacattcttcaaGAGCGGAGATCCTCAGTTTGCAGGAGTCAAGATGGCCATCAATCAGAGAAGCTTCAAGAGCTTCAATGCACTCATGGATGACCTTTCTCATCGGGTCCCACTGCCATTTGGGGTACGGACCATCACTACCCCACGAGGAATACATTGCATCAGTGAGCTGGACCAGCTGGAGGATGGAGGATGCTACCTTTGCTCCGACAAGAAGTATGTCAAACCTATTAACATCACTTCTGTGGGACACAGGCCAGGCCCTCCGCGAAATGGTCGTCCCTCCAGTACCATGAGAAGAGCAGCTCAGGAGGGCAAGCTTGAAGATTATTCCGCACCTTTCACTCACCACGGCCCCAGAATACCCAAGAAAATCACTCTAGTTAAAAACGGGGAAAGTGGTTTTCGACGCTCAATTATCTTGAATCGCAGAAATGCCAGGAGTTTCAAAACGCTCCTGGATGAGATTTCAGAGATCCTGCAGTTCCCAGTAAAGAAACTCTACACTGCTGATGGGAAGAAG ATCGACAGCATGCAGGCTCTGCTTCACTGCCCCAGCGTGCTGGTGTGTGTCGGTCGGGAGCCATTTAAACCTGTATCGATGGAGAATTTGCGGAAACACTCAGTGGAGAAGCTGCCCAACCTGGCTCCCCGTTCCAACGGCAACAATGTcaatgaaaacaatgaaa TGAACTTTGGACTGGAAGCCAAAAAAAGTGTTATCCATCCACGGTCAGCATCAAGCAATAGGTCAATGAGATTTTCTTTATCATCAGAAAAGTCGTATCCTAATGGTCTTGCTGCCTCACCAGATAATGGTGCACCTTTCTCAAACGGTTGCTCACATTCAAAACCTGGAGACCTGGTCCATTCCTTGGTCAACGATGACATAGAAAAACGGGTGCATGTGAACAAGGATGGAAGCTTGTCCGTTGAGATGAAAGTCCGTTTCCGCTTGCTAAATGATGAGACTTTGCAGTGGTCCACTCAGATCAGAAAGTCCAATCTGATGAACCAGATGCCTTGCCAAGAGTCAGGCGTAGAGGAGGACAGTGGAGTAGACCCCATACAGAAAATGAACCCAGAAGCCAGCTCAGAGGCAGATGAATCATTATATCCCTGTGATATTGATTCTTACATGTCAAAACTTGAGGAATCAGAATGTGATGAGGCTCATTGTCACAGCTGTGGAAAGAAACACCAGGACTATGACATTTGGAAAAACCCCATGCACACATCCCAGAGGGAAGAGCCCAGAGTACAATGCACCTGGCACACACGGTCATCATGCTCCAGCACATCTTCCCGGAGGAGAGTAGTCCACAGAAAAATGGCATCCATGGATAGCCTCCACACCACGTCCAGTGAGGAATTCTCTGAGCACATTGTGCAAGAGTCCTCATCCTACTCAGAGACTATAGAGAACAGAGTGGCATACCGATCCATTAAAAAGTGTATGTGTCGAAGTGATCTGTCTACAGGTGCTTCCAATGGAGAGGACCAACAAGAATACACTCGGACAAGCACGGGCAATAGTCAGAGACCTTCATCCTTGGGTTTAATGTCACATTCAAGCTGTGAAAACAACCTGGATACTCAAGACGCCCCTGAAGACCATGAGgccagcaaaaaaaatttacaaaatgaaGATGAAAGTTGTTCTGAAGTTTCCTCTGTGAAATGTCTAAAGGATGATATGGAAGAGGTTGAAAGCAGCAGAGTTGGGAGTGTCATGTCAGGATCTTCTCTGCAGTCCAGACAGAGCAAGAAGAATGTATGTGAGGAAACAAGTAGTGTGGGTAGGAGCATGTCCTCCTCAAGCCTTCAGAACACACATCAAGAAAATAACACTAAGTGCTCTACTCCTGCCAGCAGTGTGCACAGCAAGTCTAGCAACTGTGCTACGCCAAGAGCAAAGAGCGAACAGGGTGACCACTCTGATGACAATGTAGtctcctccttctccagtgAGTCCTGCCCTAAGAAAGAGGATGAAGACGCTGAAGCAgaacaaggagaaaatgaaatcaatGATGTCAGCTCAGTGTCAGCAAAAACAAAGCCCAGCCAATCAGTTAGAGATGAAAGCAGTGACAGTGAACGATGCTCTACGCAAGGAACCTCCCATTCCAGAGCTAGTGACAGGCACAGCAAGAGAAGTGACAGCAATGAGATCGTTCTGTGCAATGCCTCTTGCTCTTCCAAAGGATCCAAAAAGAGCAAACACAGCTATATTAATGTGGATGCACAGTCTGAAATGTCTGTGTCATCACTTGAATCCACTTGGAATAAAAAGAAGAATTCCCTACATGCAGATGATGCGAGATCATGCAGCAGGGCATCTAATTACTCCAAAAGCTCAtgtgaaatcaagaaaaaatcTGTCGGAGACGCCATGTCTCATAGGTCAGGTTCTCTTCACTCCAACATTTCATTTACTAGTGAAGCAGAGGTAATTGCAGGTTTTACTGAGGAGAAAAGCTTGAAAAGTACAACCAATGCCTACAGTGAATCCTCAAAAGGCTCAAAGAAGAGAAGCCATAGAGAAGAAAATAGCAAGACACCTTCCGTCTGCTCGAGCGTTTCAAGCCCTAATGAAAAAGCTGGAGAGGGTCGTTCCAAGATTAATTCAGAGGCCACTTCAAGACAGGGAAGTATGAGTGAGAGTGTTTGTTCAAAAAGTGTCCACTCAACTGGGACTGGCATTAGGAATGGAAATCCTGCAAGTGTCTTTTCAAGAGCCTCTTCTAAGTCAGAAGTAAAAGGTAAATGTTCATTGACACAGACATCCCAGGAAAGTAACGATAGGTATTCACAGTCAAACGTATCTCAATCTTCAAAAGCAAGGCCAAGAAAAACTACAAATCTTCATGTGAAGATGTCAAACTCCAGCCGAGCGTCATTGTCTGAGAATTTGTCGGTATGTAGTATGCATTGCCCTGTCCCACCAAAAGGGAAACCGAACAGCAACAAAATACGTTCAAACATGTTGAAGAATTCCTCCATTAGCAGCATAGGTACTGAGTCAGTGCTGACCacaggaaaagagcagaaagaaattgTAGATTCCTCCAAAGCCACTTCCTATGGGTCTAAATCAGCTGCGACTGAAATAAATGATCAGGAGAATAAAGAGATTGATGATTCTTGCAACAGAAAAGTTGAGGAAGAGTTAGAAGACACAGGCgtgcaggaggaagggagcGATTTAATGCCATCTGCTCTACCAAATACATCTCCAGAAGAAGTTGTGCAAGAATGGCTAAGTAAAATCCCGTCAGAAACATTGCTTATGAAATATGAAATGGAGGACGGTGCAGAAGAGGAATGTAATGAGGCAACCACCGAGGTATCGAACAGTATAAATACAGAGGAAATCTCAGAGAatgaaaaagctgagaaaaagaatGTGGAGGAGGCTGAAAATGAGGCAAAGGGTGAAGAGGGACAAGAGACAGAAGAAGGCACTGCTATTAATGAAGAGGCTGAAGTATGTGTGAATCAGGAAGAAAGCCCTGAGGCTTTGTCCGAAGCTGCCAAAGCTGACCAGGCAGAATGCAGCCAGTCAGTTACATCCAGCCAAAATAACAACAGAAGAGACCTTCCAACCTCTGTCAAGACTTCTGTCCAGATCATGAAGGCCTTGCTCAGttcaaaacatgaaacaaaatttgACCGATCACACAGTTTGCCTGAAGTGTCCCCCACTATGGGAAGAAAACTGAGTAACTCTGCCAACATTTTGATTACTTGTCTTGCCAGTCTCCAGCTCCTTGATGAAAATTCAGAAGATCCATCAGATacatcaaaatatttgaataagTCGAGGTATATGGAGctgctaaatatttttcaggccCTGTGGTTTGgatgcacagctgaaaaaagtgGTCCAAGTTCAGGTCAAGAGGCAAGTGAGCAGGCAAAAACAGCCTCTGGGTTTAAATCCCCCAAATCTGTAGATTATGACTTCACCCCCCTGTCCTCCTCTGGGGTCGATGTTAGCAGTGGTTCTGGTGGCTCAGTAGAAGACAGTACCGCTGGTGCCAAGGACTGTGCCTTAAAGGCACAGAAAACTGCTGGATTCAAATCAGTTGAACCAGTGGAAAATGTAGAGACTGGCACGGAACTGACTGAGGCTGAGGGGCAAAGTAAGGAGGAAGAGCTGTCATCCCGACCTTCCACAGCCTGTTCAAAATCAAAAGGTGAGGAAAAAGCACAGTCTACTAGAGGGAGCTCTGTAATTCAGGAGGCAGAAGAGAATAAGGAAGATCAGTGCAGTAACTGTGAAAATGGtcaggaggaagggggagaaggtggaaaccaagaaaacagcaaattaaCTGAAAGTGGAGAACAAGAAGCTGAAGCTGTGAATGATGAActtccaaaagaaaatcttgaagAGGAAGCTGATCAGCTAGCCACTACGGATGATGCAAATGTCAATGATGCTGATTGTGGGacagagctgaaagcagctgTAGAAGAACAGCTTGGAGAAGAGTCTCCAAATGACCCAGAGTCCAAAGTCGATATGACCACCAGTATGGACACAACCCTTGTCCAGCAGAAGTCAGCGGATCCAGACCCAGTTTGGGTCCTGagactgcttaaaaaaattgaGAAGGAATTCATGGCTCACTATGTCAGTGCCATGAATGAATTCAAAGTCAGGTGGAACCTGCAGAACAATCAGCAGACAGATAAAATGATACTAGAGCTGAAGGAGGAAGTGAGTAAAAGGATACAAAGAAGCATAGAGAAAGAGCTGAGGAAGATCAAAACCAGAGCAGGAAAGAATATGCCAAGACCTCCAGATGAACCACTCAAGCATGAGTCAACACTCCAAATTGAGCAGAGGAGACGGCGATTGCAAACTATACATAAAATGTCACTCTTCAGTGAGAAGAATGGAACCCAGACTAGAACCCAGAGGCTAGAGAGCACATCAGACTTACCATTTGACGTAGATGAAGATATAGCATTTGATGCAGCATTTGAGGCCAGTACTAGTACACAAAGTAGTGAGGAGGAATACTGCCCATGTGACTCttgcttgaggaaaaaaatggcttcCAAGCCAATAAGAAACCCAGTGGTGGCCACCAATGCCCCAATCATGAAAGCATTTGATTTACAGCAAATCCTGAGGTTGAAGAAAAACGACAATGAGGAAGCCTGTGTCTCAGaagcagcccaggataccaAAACAATTCCCAGCAGTTCTatggaggaagcagcagaaaatggcAACCCAAAAGAGGAGAATGATGCGGGTGAACTCCAGCCAAATGAAATGGAAGTGGAGAGCAATgaggaaaaggaggcagaatTAAATGATGTAGGCAGCTCAGCGTTGAACGGAGATGGAGAAGGACCTGAAACAGCAGAGAGTCAAAACTGTGAGATGGAGgatgaagaaaccaaagaagaggaaaatgaagaggcagaagaagtgggggaagaaacaaaagagagagaagaagaggaagatgaagcaaaagaggaggaggaagagaatgaggaagaagaaataacgaaggcagaagaagaggaaacaaaagaggaggagggagaaacaaaagagaaagaagatgaGGAACtaaaagaggaagcagcagaggaagtggaaataaaagaggaggaagagaagcaggaggaagggaaggaggcggaagaggaagaaacaaaagaggaggaagaggaagtgaagcaggaagaggaagaggaagtaaaggtggaagaggaagaaacaaaagaggaagaggaaggggaagtggaagaggaagaggaagtgaaagaggaagatgaagaaacaaaagaggaggaagagggactgaaggaggaagaggaagaaacaaaagaagaagaggaagaggaagtaaaggtggaagaggaagaaacaaaagaggaagaggaaggagaaggggaaggggaaggggaagaggaagaaacaaaagaggaggaagaggaagtgaaggaggaagaggaagaaacaaaaggggaggaggaagaggaagtgaaggaggaagaaacaaaagaggaggatgaggaagtgaaggagaaagaggaagaaaaaaaagaggagcaaGAGGAAGTGGAGGAGGATGAG gaagaaaaaaaagaggaggaagaggaagtggagaaggatgaggaagaaacaaatgaggaggaggaagaggaagtgaaggaggatgaggaagaaacaaaagaggaggaggagggagtgaaagaggaggatgaaggaaaaaaagaagatgaagacgttaaggatgaggaagaaacaaaagaggaggagaaggtgcaagaagaggaagatgtaACAAAGGAGGatgaagaagcaaaagaagatgaggaagaaacaaaacaagaggaGCAGGAagtggaagaagaggaagaaaacccaaaagaggaggaggaagaagcaaaagaggaagaagaaataaataaagaggagaaggaagcaaaTGGGGAAGAGGAAGATAAAGAAGACACTCAAAATGAAGAGCAGGAAGCTGAGGAGAAGTCCAAAGCTGAAGATGAAGCTGACAATGAAGCTGAAGAAGCAGAGGAGCCAGAGGATGAAGACATTGGAGCTGATGATGTGGAAGAGATGGACAAatgcagaggagatgctggctCTGGAACTGACAATAATCCTGAAGATGTTGCAGAAGGCAATGAAGAAGCTGAGCAGGATGAAGCTGAGGCAGTGGAAGACACAAATCCAGAGTCAGAAGGTGAGGCATGTTCagctgaggaggaaaacaacagTGAAGGAGATGACAAATATGATGAGAATGATGAGAAACCTACCAGTGATGACCCTGAcaaagcacatgaaaaacaTGAAGACAAAGGCAACAACAAGGTTTCTGAGAGTGCCTCAAAgatcaaaggcaaaaaaaccaacaaaagacTAGAGACTCTGAACAAAACAGCAGCCTATTCTTGTTATTCTTCTGTAAGAAGCTTCTCACACAAATCCCAGAAGGGGTCTGAAGATGAAGAGGAATGCAAAGATGACACTGACTTTGTGAACAACCATCCCAATGGAGAGGCTCAAACTGATGAGAGCAGCAAACCCTCACAGATGTATCCTGAcagtgaggaagaagaagaggacaAAGTATCTTCATGCACTGATCCTTTGGGAGATGAGGACCCAGCAGATGCCGAAGGTATAGGTGCAAAGGAGGTTGAACACACTGATGAAGTTCAGGcttctaaaaagaaagaagactcTGATCATATTGACCAGGATGACCTGGACTTCTAG